A region from the Sandaracinus amylolyticus genome encodes:
- a CDS encoding TIGR02266 family protein, whose product MNDGGKKTDEVASQERDVSTASAPSEDSGETSGSERRSYERFDTRIHVDVTSGETFLFAYITNISEMGIFVRSESPLPIGTELRMRFAHDEGGELELSGMVVWINPLRANGDNPNPGMGVRFESLTAEQREQVVALVRTVAYLQDDTQGN is encoded by the coding sequence GTGAACGACGGGGGCAAGAAGACCGACGAGGTCGCGTCGCAGGAGCGCGACGTCTCGACGGCCTCGGCGCCCTCGGAGGACTCCGGCGAGACGAGCGGCAGCGAGCGTCGTTCGTACGAGCGCTTCGACACGCGCATCCACGTGGACGTGACGAGCGGCGAGACGTTCCTCTTCGCCTACATCACGAACATCAGCGAGATGGGCATCTTCGTGCGCTCGGAGTCGCCGCTGCCGATCGGCACGGAGCTGCGGATGCGCTTCGCGCACGACGAAGGTGGCGAGCTCGAGCTGAGCGGCATGGTCGTGTGGATCAACCCGCTGCGTGCGAATGGCGACAATCCGAACCCGGGCATGGGCGTGCGGTTCGAGTCGCTGACCGCGGAGCAGCGCGAGCAGGTGGTCGCACTGGTTCGGACCGTCGCTTATCTGCAGGACGATACGCAGGGGAACTGA
- a CDS encoding ArnT family glycosyltransferase yields MELPIRTARIAAGVTFVVAAVLVLAGIWSFGIWDPWELASADVARRLAAGEPPTDRGTLDVPPLGPWLVAQGFSIFGIHEWSGRVPIAISALAAVAIGYWLVARFAGRRAGIYAALIACTSPLFLFNARQMIGAGPAFAAQAAVFLCAASLLFQPERAESATLRAPVARALWGVGLLASIALSTLASGVLLGVLPALGAIAATAIARGELAPERLRASGEARVRAGIAWAVVVGSALVAIHVARLVAIDADVYSAWIGGIPRGGNPPTFERVLELVFHSFAPWSALLPIAIGRAMAGRAEGEALVPATFAEEPSLRIGLVLWAAFGFCAQTIYVSRFGSATFLPVIALAGSVALLLRDVERAGRGSWAAGLVTLLLSALLLRDFRGYPVSPASGLGIDGLALPEDFPRSSGWVALLALFGVTAMLGLGVDREEAVRFRDPRPLFRTQWQRGPGFRAWMIFFLLVLAACTVFGLECFLVGDDRPYEALLTVAAVTGGLGGAAWLGVIGVAVAYGLATSDDKRAGLGRIVLGLAIAAVLLTSIAIANVILGQPQVSSLAVRIGRVLAFIAPAIALLVAIVLGGRAAFHLMGEWSLAPMLLVGVVIGGYTSFIFQPKMSSHFSPREVYDAYNDLASQGEPLGEYRVGGRAAAYYAHGEVEELTEQNAVLEFLGRPERVWLAFRADDLAQLDRAYRQRTNRHLFVADASSTRVLLATNQPPEGLASENYLADAILDEVPQVQHRVGANFDRRVELVGYDLDLPGGHSVGPGQQFTVTWYWRVMAPVPGSYQIFLHVDGAGQRLNGDHEPVDGHYPVRLWDEGDIVVDRQTLRVPANFPPGQYTFFIGFYAGESRLDVVEGPTDEVDRARAGTLLVR; encoded by the coding sequence ATGGAGCTTCCGATCCGTACGGCCCGCATCGCGGCGGGCGTGACCTTCGTCGTCGCCGCGGTGCTGGTGCTCGCGGGCATCTGGAGCTTCGGCATCTGGGATCCCTGGGAGCTCGCGAGCGCCGACGTCGCGCGCCGGCTCGCCGCCGGAGAGCCGCCGACCGATCGCGGGACGCTCGACGTGCCGCCCCTCGGGCCATGGCTCGTCGCGCAGGGCTTCTCGATCTTCGGGATCCACGAGTGGTCGGGGCGCGTGCCGATCGCGATCTCGGCGCTCGCGGCGGTCGCGATCGGCTACTGGCTCGTCGCGCGGTTCGCCGGACGCCGCGCCGGCATCTACGCCGCGCTGATCGCGTGCACGAGCCCGCTCTTCCTCTTCAACGCGCGGCAGATGATCGGCGCCGGGCCCGCGTTCGCGGCGCAGGCGGCGGTGTTCCTCTGCGCGGCGTCGCTGCTCTTCCAGCCGGAGCGCGCGGAGTCGGCGACGCTCCGCGCGCCGGTCGCGCGCGCGCTGTGGGGCGTCGGGCTGCTCGCGTCGATCGCGCTCTCGACGCTCGCGAGCGGCGTGCTGCTCGGCGTGCTGCCTGCGCTCGGCGCGATCGCGGCGACGGCGATCGCGCGCGGAGAGCTCGCGCCCGAGCGGCTTCGCGCATCGGGGGAGGCGCGCGTGCGCGCGGGGATCGCGTGGGCGGTCGTCGTGGGGAGCGCGCTCGTCGCGATCCACGTGGCGCGGCTCGTCGCGATCGACGCGGACGTCTACAGCGCGTGGATCGGTGGCATCCCGCGCGGCGGCAACCCGCCGACGTTCGAGCGCGTGCTCGAGCTCGTCTTCCACTCGTTCGCGCCGTGGAGCGCGCTCCTGCCGATCGCGATCGGTCGCGCGATGGCGGGACGCGCCGAGGGCGAGGCGCTCGTGCCCGCGACGTTCGCGGAGGAGCCCTCGCTGCGCATCGGGCTGGTGCTCTGGGCGGCGTTCGGGTTCTGCGCGCAGACGATCTACGTGTCGCGCTTCGGCAGCGCGACGTTCCTGCCGGTGATCGCGCTCGCGGGATCGGTCGCGCTGCTGCTGCGCGACGTGGAGCGCGCGGGGCGCGGATCGTGGGCGGCGGGGCTCGTGACGTTGCTGCTGTCGGCGCTCTTGCTGCGCGACTTCCGTGGATACCCGGTGAGCCCGGCCTCGGGCCTCGGCATCGACGGGCTCGCGCTGCCCGAGGACTTCCCGCGCTCGAGCGGATGGGTCGCGCTCCTCGCGCTCTTCGGCGTGACGGCGATGCTCGGGCTCGGGGTGGATCGAGAGGAGGCGGTGCGCTTCCGCGATCCGCGGCCCCTGTTCCGCACGCAGTGGCAGCGCGGCCCGGGCTTCCGCGCGTGGATGATCTTCTTCCTCCTGGTCCTCGCCGCGTGCACCGTGTTCGGGCTCGAGTGCTTCCTCGTCGGCGACGATCGGCCCTACGAGGCGCTCCTCACGGTCGCGGCCGTGACTGGCGGCCTCGGCGGCGCCGCGTGGCTCGGCGTGATCGGCGTCGCCGTCGCGTACGGGCTCGCGACGAGCGACGACAAGCGCGCGGGCCTCGGGCGCATCGTGCTGGGGCTCGCGATCGCCGCGGTGCTCCTCACGTCGATCGCGATCGCGAACGTGATCCTCGGTCAGCCGCAGGTCTCGAGCCTCGCGGTGCGCATCGGCCGCGTGCTCGCGTTCATCGCCCCGGCCATCGCGCTGCTCGTGGCGATCGTGCTCGGTGGGCGTGCCGCGTTCCACTTGATGGGCGAGTGGTCGCTCGCGCCGATGCTGCTCGTCGGCGTGGTGATCGGCGGGTACACGAGCTTCATCTTCCAGCCGAAGATGAGCTCGCACTTCTCGCCGCGAGAGGTCTACGACGCGTACAACGATCTCGCGTCGCAGGGCGAGCCGCTCGGCGAGTATCGCGTCGGTGGGCGCGCTGCCGCGTACTACGCGCACGGCGAGGTCGAGGAGCTGACCGAGCAGAACGCGGTGCTCGAATTCCTCGGGCGCCCGGAGCGCGTGTGGCTCGCGTTCCGCGCGGACGATCTCGCGCAGCTCGATCGCGCGTACCGCCAGCGCACGAACCGCCACCTCTTCGTCGCGGACGCGTCGAGCACGCGCGTGCTCCTCGCGACGAACCAGCCGCCGGAAGGGCTCGCGAGCGAGAACTATCTCGCCGACGCGATCCTCGACGAGGTGCCGCAGGTGCAGCATCGCGTCGGCGCGAACTTCGATCGGCGCGTCGAGCTCGTCGGCTACGACCTCGATCTGCCGGGCGGACACAGCGTGGGCCCGGGCCAGCAGTTCACGGTGACGTGGTACTGGCGCGTGATGGCGCCGGTGCCTGGCAGCTACCAGATCTTCCTCCACGTCGACGGCGCGGGGCAGCGCTTGAACGGCGATCACGAGCCGGTCGACGGGCACTACCCGGTGCGGCTCTGGGACGAGGGCGACATCGTGGTCGATCGCCAGACGCTGCGCGTGCCGGCGAATTTCCCGCCCGGTCAGTACACGTTCTTCATCGGCTTCTACGCGGGTGAGTCGCGGCTCGACGTGGTCGAGGGTCCGACCGACGAGGTCGACCGCGCGCGCGCGGGTACGCTCCTGGTGCGTTGA
- a CDS encoding M23 family metallopeptidase, whose protein sequence is MADETPSGIPTHRPLPSVGMPLLRDDVRSTRQKQLLVVVALLAIAGIAAAVVALVPGPPPEGEGGEVPAAAEGPAVPLAVGFSPPHDAGPLAIDAGPPAPPPEPLAIESTGVPGGTRTTHAFGRAVGFRPALTNAGLSGADADALTTALTGVMDFRRCRPEHQIVVERDADGSLVRFEYRASITQIYEAVRDGSRWLGRQVDVPVQRTRLARGGTVATSLGAALDGAGLGRAMVGTFVETFDGRIDFNTETRAGDAFRILLDEERIDGQFLGYGTVWAIEYRSQRRGVLRAFWFETRAAAGGRPAEGDFHDETGRAVHGGWLRTPLRYDHISSPFNPRRMHPVLRRVMPHNGIDYAAGTGTPVWAAADGVITFIGARGANGNLVALRHEGGYETFYAHLSRFAPGLSRGDTVTQRQVIGYVGSTGRSTGPHLHFGLKRHGGFVDPGRELNGPGRMLPAAQMGRFRAQLASLRRELDAIEIPEVAVREAPEAHPVAATEDVMD, encoded by the coding sequence ATGGCCGACGAGACCCCGAGCGGGATTCCGACGCACCGCCCGCTCCCGTCGGTGGGCATGCCTCTTCTCCGTGACGACGTCCGCTCGACGCGGCAGAAGCAGCTGCTCGTCGTCGTGGCGCTCCTCGCGATCGCGGGGATCGCGGCCGCGGTCGTCGCGCTGGTGCCCGGCCCGCCGCCGGAAGGCGAGGGCGGAGAGGTGCCCGCGGCGGCCGAAGGTCCCGCGGTGCCGCTCGCTGTCGGGTTCTCGCCGCCGCACGACGCGGGCCCGCTCGCGATCGACGCCGGTCCGCCCGCTCCGCCGCCCGAGCCCCTCGCGATCGAGTCGACCGGCGTGCCCGGCGGGACGCGCACGACGCACGCGTTCGGTCGCGCGGTCGGGTTCCGCCCCGCGCTCACCAACGCCGGGCTCAGCGGCGCGGACGCCGACGCGCTGACCACTGCGCTCACCGGCGTGATGGACTTCCGCCGCTGTCGCCCCGAGCACCAGATCGTGGTCGAGCGCGACGCCGACGGATCGCTGGTGCGCTTCGAGTACCGCGCGTCGATCACGCAGATCTACGAAGCGGTGCGCGACGGGAGCCGCTGGCTCGGCCGTCAGGTCGACGTGCCGGTGCAGCGCACGCGCCTCGCGCGCGGCGGCACGGTCGCGACGTCGCTCGGGGCCGCGCTCGACGGCGCGGGGCTCGGCCGCGCGATGGTCGGCACGTTCGTCGAGACCTTCGATGGTCGCATCGACTTCAACACCGAGACGCGCGCCGGCGACGCGTTCCGCATCCTGCTCGACGAGGAGCGCATCGACGGACAGTTCCTCGGCTACGGCACGGTGTGGGCGATCGAGTACCGCAGCCAGCGCCGCGGCGTGCTGCGCGCGTTCTGGTTCGAGACGCGCGCGGCGGCGGGCGGACGCCCGGCCGAGGGCGACTTCCACGACGAGACCGGCCGCGCGGTGCACGGCGGATGGCTGCGCACGCCGCTCCGCTACGATCACATCAGCTCGCCGTTCAACCCGCGCCGCATGCACCCGGTGCTGCGCCGGGTGATGCCGCACAACGGGATCGACTACGCGGCGGGCACCGGCACGCCGGTGTGGGCCGCGGCGGACGGCGTGATCACGTTCATCGGGGCGCGCGGCGCGAACGGGAACCTCGTCGCGCTGCGCCACGAAGGCGGCTACGAGACGTTCTACGCGCACCTCTCGCGCTTCGCGCCGGGCCTCTCGCGGGGCGATACGGTCACGCAGCGCCAGGTGATCGGCTACGTCGGATCGACGGGGCGCAGCACCGGCCCGCACCTGCACTTCGGCCTGAAGAGGCACGGCGGGTTCGTCGATCCGGGGCGCGAGCTGAACGGCCCGGGGCGCATGCTCCCGGCGGCGCAGATGGGCCGCTTCCGCGCGCAGCTCGCGAGCCTGCGGAGAGAGCTCGACGCGATCGAGATCCCCGAGGTCGCGGTCCGAGAGGCGCCGGAGGCGCATCCGGTCGCCGCGACCGAAGACGTGATGGACTGA
- a CDS encoding threonine dehydratase encodes MPVTFQDVLRAWPVVHRWLPRTPLYRYPLLSARWGVDAWVKHENHMPIGAFKVRGGVNLFANLSDSQRARGVITATRGNHGLSLAWAARAFGSRAVIYVPKGNNPEKNAIMSALGAEVVEFGRDFDEARMEAEARARNELLRYVHPANEPLLIAGIGTMAMEIAEELPDADAVIVPIGGGSLLAGTIVALRTLRPDMQIIGVQAERADAMARSLEAGKLTSIENADTFADGLATRFAFELPFEIANGKVDRVVRVSEDEMKEAVRTALEGTHNAAEGAAAASYAAAFKLRGELARKKVVILHTGHNIDRNTLRWALGLFDA; translated from the coding sequence ATGCCCGTTACTTTCCAGGACGTTCTGCGCGCGTGGCCCGTGGTGCACCGCTGGCTGCCGCGGACGCCGCTCTATCGCTACCCCCTGCTCTCCGCGCGATGGGGCGTCGACGCCTGGGTGAAGCACGAGAACCACATGCCGATCGGCGCGTTCAAGGTGCGCGGCGGCGTGAACCTCTTCGCGAACCTGAGCGACTCGCAGCGCGCCCGCGGCGTCATCACCGCGACGCGCGGCAACCACGGCCTGTCGCTGGCGTGGGCGGCGCGCGCGTTCGGATCGCGCGCCGTGATCTACGTGCCGAAGGGGAACAACCCGGAGAAGAACGCGATCATGAGCGCGCTCGGCGCGGAGGTCGTGGAGTTCGGGCGGGACTTCGACGAGGCGCGCATGGAGGCCGAGGCGCGCGCGCGAAACGAGCTTCTGCGCTACGTGCACCCGGCGAACGAGCCGCTGCTCATCGCGGGGATCGGCACGATGGCGATGGAGATCGCCGAGGAGCTGCCCGACGCCGACGCGGTGATCGTGCCGATCGGCGGCGGCAGCCTGCTCGCGGGGACGATCGTCGCGCTGCGGACGCTGCGCCCGGACATGCAGATCATCGGCGTGCAGGCGGAGCGCGCCGACGCGATGGCGCGCTCGCTCGAGGCCGGGAAGCTGACGAGCATCGAGAACGCCGACACGTTCGCCGACGGCCTGGCGACGCGGTTCGCGTTCGAGCTGCCGTTCGAGATCGCGAACGGCAAGGTCGATCGTGTGGTGCGCGTGAGCGAGGACGAGATGAAGGAAGCCGTCCGCACCGCGCTCGAGGGCACGCACAACGCGGCCGAGGGCGCGGCGGCGGCATCGTACGCGGCGGCGTTCAAGCTGCGCGGCGAGCTTGCGCGGAAGAAGGTCGTGATCCTCCACACCGGGCACAACATCGACCGCAACACCCTGCGGTGGGCGCTCGGTCTGTTCGACGCCTGA
- a CDS encoding DEAD/DEAH box helicase: MTDTHPELDDLALDASEGDGDEGYDDGPEGALDEGADDRPHRARQHADADSDGDADDGDDDDDGEDDDDEAPARVPDPSRVAQHVSRFSDRAIQRVVGGNAFLRGRQYARRGDVKELETQDGEAHARIHVKQDTYEPRLVLGEDNAFTSSCTCAGFRGPTQHCKHVAALLVALRDRERPPRPKAPQQDRPASSPPAHPKTTTEIPPGTSHTVSVGGKRRRSRRRRRGAETNGVSHLEVLTTREPGPAVLPPPGAVLTGNLAYTERPGSAPLSVAAANEARGVLDAWLPGPDEQTKPFDLEFRMQVRSASITITPVIAGTRTAVPITDALAAFHAVAGQTREIMRALARHTPRNTPATAELRAEDAAEVLSMLKDRRVLLEPASMELRFADDTLKPRIELDQANGRTCRVRVVFESKGGLRRFPLSSGAWFEGTPGWHVDTTEGIARPVAESVTPAWLQRLYRSPALIYPMGELPRLLGEGIPRVAASLGAELPDLSQVADLVDAAPRFKLQLDGDIIEARAKLSVYYGEQLFPIPPAEFPSPLAFLPPREAGGRPRVVRRDVGAEMSSVQQLMNLGFAVDETREGLVAKGDGAVSFWTNGITSLPESWEKLIPHDLRAVKVRDASVTAQVRVASGVDWLSLDMTFNAGGVAVDEDELRNALEKGRRLVKLSDGTFAPVKAEEVREVLDRMAEIVAGTSGGAKVPLSQAGRIQDLLRIVGNSSVSPQAKEILGKLEEIGEIEQIAKPRNLKVQQFRDYQKRGFSWLVFHHNLGTGGILADDMGLGKTLQTITMLLWLKNKTKQQKPTLVVAPTSVVPNWAREIEKFAPSLSTLIWQGPDRHEQRDEIEDTDVMITSYALLRRDEELLNEIDFRYVILDEAQHIKNPLSATARAAKKLKSERRLALTGTPIENRLSEIWSIIDFVSPGLLGSLKTFEEKYARPVERGDQETVAKLRAIIHPFVLRRTKGEVAPELPAKIEQEMIVPLADDQAKLYKQMLSQVRASVMSEVEKQGVGKAQIQILAALTRLRQAACDPRLTKMNAREGEWNDETSGKLSALREILQEAKAGGHRVLVFSQFVEMLQLIKSAADQDGIRYEYLDGSTKDRQDRVDHFNKDENVDAFLISLKAGGTGLNLTGADTVVHFDPWWNPAVEDQATDRAHRIGQTKVVTVYRLIAKGTVEEKILQLSDKKRELMSNVLTTESTPLKGLTKADIDELFSD, translated from the coding sequence ATGACGGACACGCATCCCGAGCTCGACGATCTGGCTCTCGACGCCTCCGAAGGTGACGGCGACGAGGGCTACGACGATGGTCCCGAAGGCGCGCTCGACGAAGGCGCCGACGATCGTCCCCACCGAGCTCGGCAGCACGCCGATGCCGACAGCGACGGCGATGCCGACGACGGGGACGACGACGACGACGGAGAGGACGACGACGACGAAGCGCCTGCGCGCGTCCCCGATCCGAGCCGCGTCGCGCAGCACGTCTCGCGCTTCTCCGATCGCGCGATCCAGCGAGTCGTCGGCGGCAACGCGTTCCTGCGAGGCAGACAGTACGCGCGCCGCGGTGACGTGAAGGAGCTCGAGACGCAGGACGGCGAGGCGCACGCCCGCATCCACGTCAAGCAGGACACCTACGAGCCGCGCCTGGTCCTCGGCGAGGACAACGCGTTCACGTCGTCGTGCACGTGCGCCGGGTTCCGCGGTCCGACGCAGCACTGCAAGCACGTCGCGGCGCTGCTCGTCGCGCTCCGCGATCGCGAGCGCCCGCCGCGCCCGAAGGCGCCGCAGCAGGATCGCCCCGCGTCGAGCCCGCCCGCGCACCCGAAGACGACGACCGAGATCCCGCCGGGCACGAGCCACACCGTGAGCGTCGGCGGCAAGCGTCGTCGCTCGCGCCGTCGTCGTCGCGGCGCGGAGACCAACGGCGTCTCGCACCTCGAGGTGCTCACGACGCGCGAGCCCGGACCCGCGGTCCTGCCGCCTCCGGGCGCGGTGCTGACCGGGAACCTCGCGTACACGGAGCGCCCGGGATCGGCGCCGCTCTCGGTCGCCGCGGCGAACGAGGCGCGCGGCGTGCTCGACGCGTGGCTCCCCGGGCCCGACGAGCAGACGAAGCCGTTCGACCTCGAGTTCCGCATGCAGGTGCGATCGGCGTCGATCACGATCACGCCGGTGATCGCGGGCACGCGCACCGCGGTGCCGATCACCGACGCGCTCGCGGCGTTCCACGCGGTCGCCGGTCAGACGCGCGAGATCATGCGCGCGCTCGCGCGCCACACGCCGCGCAACACGCCCGCCACCGCGGAGCTGCGCGCCGAGGACGCGGCGGAGGTCCTGAGCATGCTCAAGGATCGCCGCGTGCTGCTCGAGCCCGCGTCGATGGAGCTGCGCTTCGCCGACGACACGCTCAAGCCGCGCATCGAGCTCGATCAGGCGAACGGCCGCACGTGTCGCGTGCGCGTGGTGTTCGAGAGCAAGGGCGGCCTGCGCCGGTTCCCGCTCTCGAGCGGCGCGTGGTTCGAGGGCACGCCGGGCTGGCACGTCGACACGACGGAAGGCATCGCGCGCCCGGTCGCGGAGAGCGTCACGCCCGCGTGGCTGCAGCGTCTCTATCGCTCGCCCGCGCTCATCTATCCGATGGGCGAGCTGCCGCGCCTGCTCGGCGAGGGCATCCCGCGCGTGGCCGCGTCGCTCGGCGCGGAGCTGCCCGATCTCTCGCAGGTCGCGGATCTCGTCGACGCCGCGCCGCGCTTCAAGCTGCAGCTGGACGGCGACATCATCGAGGCGCGCGCGAAGCTGAGCGTCTACTACGGCGAGCAGCTCTTCCCGATCCCGCCCGCGGAGTTCCCGTCGCCGCTCGCGTTCCTCCCGCCGCGCGAGGCCGGTGGCCGGCCGCGCGTGGTGCGTCGCGACGTCGGCGCCGAGATGAGCTCGGTGCAGCAGCTGATGAACCTCGGCTTCGCGGTCGACGAGACGCGCGAAGGGCTCGTCGCGAAGGGCGACGGCGCGGTGTCGTTCTGGACGAACGGCATCACGTCGCTGCCGGAGAGCTGGGAGAAGCTCATCCCGCACGATCTGCGCGCGGTGAAGGTGCGCGACGCGAGCGTCACGGCGCAGGTGCGCGTCGCGAGCGGCGTCGACTGGCTCTCGCTCGACATGACGTTCAACGCCGGCGGCGTGGCGGTCGACGAGGACGAGCTGCGCAACGCGCTCGAGAAGGGGCGTCGCCTCGTCAAGCTGAGCGACGGCACGTTCGCGCCGGTGAAGGCCGAGGAAGTGCGCGAGGTGCTCGACCGCATGGCGGAGATCGTCGCGGGCACGAGCGGAGGCGCGAAGGTCCCGCTCTCGCAGGCGGGCCGCATCCAGGATCTGCTGCGCATCGTCGGCAACAGCAGCGTCTCGCCGCAGGCGAAGGAGATCCTCGGGAAGCTCGAGGAGATCGGCGAGATCGAGCAGATCGCGAAGCCGAGGAACCTCAAGGTCCAGCAGTTCCGCGACTACCAGAAGCGCGGCTTCAGCTGGCTCGTGTTCCATCACAACCTCGGCACGGGCGGCATCCTCGCGGACGACATGGGTCTCGGTAAGACCCTGCAGACGATCACGATGCTGCTCTGGCTCAAGAACAAGACCAAGCAGCAGAAGCCGACGCTGGTGGTCGCGCCGACGAGCGTGGTGCCCAACTGGGCGCGCGAGATCGAGAAGTTCGCGCCGTCGCTCTCGACGCTGATCTGGCAGGGCCCCGACCGCCACGAGCAGCGCGACGAGATCGAGGACACCGACGTGATGATCACGTCGTACGCGCTCCTCCGTCGCGACGAGGAGCTGCTCAACGAGATCGACTTCCGCTACGTCATCCTCGACGAGGCGCAGCACATCAAGAACCCGCTGAGCGCGACGGCGCGCGCGGCGAAGAAGCTCAAGAGCGAGCGCCGCCTCGCGCTGACCGGCACGCCGATCGAGAACCGCCTCAGCGAGATCTGGTCGATCATCGACTTCGTCTCGCCGGGCCTGCTCGGCTCGCTGAAGACGTTCGAGGAGAAGTACGCGCGTCCGGTCGAGCGCGGTGATCAGGAGACCGTCGCGAAGCTGCGCGCGATCATCCATCCGTTCGTGCTGCGCCGCACGAAGGGCGAGGTCGCGCCGGAGCTGCCGGCGAAGATCGAGCAGGAGATGATCGTCCCGCTCGCCGACGATCAGGCCAAGCTCTACAAGCAGATGCTCTCGCAGGTCCGCGCGAGCGTGATGAGCGAGGTCGAGAAGCAGGGCGTCGGCAAGGCGCAGATCCAGATCCTCGCGGCGCTCACGCGCCTTCGTCAGGCGGCGTGCGATCCGCGCCTCACGAAGATGAACGCGCGCGAAGGCGAGTGGAACGACGAGACGAGCGGTAAGCTCTCGGCGCTCCGCGAGATCCTGCAGGAGGCGAAGGCGGGCGGGCACCGCGTGCTCGTGTTCTCGCAGTTCGTCGAGATGCTGCAGCTGATCAAGAGCGCGGCGGATCAGGACGGCATCCGCTACGAGTACCTCGACGGCTCGACGAAGGATCGTCAGGACCGCGTCGATCACTTCAACAAGGACGAGAACGTCGACGCGTTCCTCATCTCGCTGAAGGCGGGCGGCACGGGTCTGAACCTGACGGGCGCGGACACGGTCGTGCACTTCGATCCGTGGTGGAACCCCGCGGTCGAAGATCAGGCGACGGACCGCGCGCACCGCATCGGTCAGACGAAGGTCGTGACCGTGTATCGCTTGATCGCGAAGGGCACGGTCGAGGAGAAGATCCTCCAGCTCAGCGACAAGAAGCGCGAGCTGATGAGCAACGTGCTGACGACCGAGAGCACGCCGCTCAAGGGCCTGACGAAGGCCGACATCGACGAGCTGTTCAGCGACTGA
- a CDS encoding undecaprenyl-diphosphate phosphatase — MELWQALLLGIVEGLTEYLPVSSTGHLLVTQRILGIPESDASNAYAIAIQAGAIVAVLALYRKRVGQMALGAIGRDPIGAKLAMCVIVAFLPAAIVGFALDDLIESVLFGPWPIVVAWVVGGVVILWFARTKRSQEGRSLEELGWRAALAIGAVQCIAMWPGVSRSLATILGGVAVGLSLSAAVEFSFLLGLVTLGAATAYKSLQHGATMLEAYGPLPVAIGFVAAWIAAVVSVRFMVGWLNERGLGIFAWWRFGAAAIVVAMIAAGML; from the coding sequence ATGGAGCTCTGGCAAGCACTCCTCCTCGGCATCGTCGAAGGCCTCACCGAGTACCTCCCGGTGAGCTCGACGGGGCATCTCCTCGTCACGCAACGCATCCTCGGGATCCCAGAGAGCGACGCGTCGAACGCGTACGCGATCGCGATCCAGGCGGGCGCGATCGTCGCGGTGCTCGCGCTCTATCGGAAGCGCGTCGGGCAGATGGCGCTCGGCGCGATCGGGCGCGATCCGATCGGCGCGAAGCTCGCGATGTGCGTGATCGTCGCGTTCCTGCCCGCCGCGATCGTCGGCTTCGCGCTCGACGATCTGATCGAGAGCGTGCTCTTCGGGCCGTGGCCGATCGTCGTCGCGTGGGTCGTCGGCGGCGTCGTGATCCTCTGGTTCGCGCGCACGAAGCGCAGCCAGGAGGGACGCTCGCTGGAGGAGCTCGGCTGGCGCGCCGCGCTCGCGATCGGCGCGGTGCAGTGCATCGCGATGTGGCCCGGCGTGAGCCGCAGCCTCGCGACGATCCTCGGCGGCGTCGCGGTCGGCCTCTCGCTGTCGGCGGCGGTGGAGTTCTCGTTCCTCCTCGGCCTCGTCACGCTCGGCGCAGCGACCGCGTACAAGTCGCTGCAGCACGGCGCGACGATGCTCGAGGCCTACGGGCCGCTCCCGGTCGCGATCGGCTTCGTCGCCGCGTGGATCGCGGCCGTGGTGTCGGTGCGCTTCATGGTCGGCTGGCTCAACGAGCGCGGCCTCGGGATCTTCGCGTGGTGGCGCTTCGGCGCGGCCGCGATCGTCGTCGCGATGATCGCGGCCGGGATGCTCTGA